A stretch of Aerococcaceae bacterium zg-252 DNA encodes these proteins:
- a CDS encoding glycoside hydrolase family 2, which produces MIIPNYFEDLKTLHINTLPRKNYYIPYDNPNNFKRLPNRSDSAYFHSLNGTWDFHYFNNVRSIDKAYWQDNTSLSYDKIPVPSCWQLHGYDQIMYSNTEFPIPFDPPYVPFDNPAGLYHRVIELDKKEDKTYHLIFEGVDSAFYVWLNGEFVGYSQISHATHEFDIEPYLINGENHLHVLVLKWSDATYLEDQDKFRYSGIFRDVYYLERDKKRIEDFRITQQFNADLSHATINIKLNKTDADLPITVKLLAPDDQLLAEQTTLDHQIQLSVPQPQLWSAETPLLYSIILSAGHEHIQQLVGLRLIEMRDNQFWVNHRSVKLIGVNHHDTHPNTGATVTYENQLRDLELIKQFNFNALRTAHYPKTGQFYELTDALGLYVLSEADLEGHGVVDLYGLGGNDNYNALAENPDFEQAFVDRMDASMQHHLNSTSIVMWSAGNETGYGPNVEAMLKYARSIDSSRPLHYEAYYYYDRNKTYDTQYMDSWSRMYASPTEIKADYLDIPNIEKPFMLCEYAHAMGNSSGDLLEYYELFQQYPEFIGLFVWEWADHAVNINRNQTDATPLYRYGGDFGEFPHAGNFCMDGLVYPDRKPHVLLQEHAQLYRPVRLVETNHLKHQYTFFNTLDFVHAETLLSLHVELYAINGHLLKTISTSLPSIAPKQSNVLDLSELLESELALSYIKFVYYDHDGNTRGFDVHHIAPIAVPEISAPQQAFTFNETSEVYSIESTNMIIHISKANAAIQNIWLNGEPQLVAPSKWSIWRAPTDNDRNIKAEWYKAHYHHAMTRVHHALAEETDAGYTISLKGVINAPARQTILDFEVDYTITNEGIITINGRTVFNPVMPYLPRFGLTLPLDVSYENVQYKGHGPFENYRDKHHASHEGYFEDTVTAMHEPYVTPQENGNRSNVQYLLLANTHHKLTVATNDTLNFNVQHYSMEQLTNVMHRDELQVENVTYLQLDPQQSGIGTNSCGPELFEHYRLNHDFEFEFELLWQ; this is translated from the coding sequence ATGATAATTCCAAACTATTTTGAAGATTTAAAAACATTGCATATCAATACATTACCACGAAAAAACTACTATATTCCGTATGATAATCCAAATAATTTTAAGCGTTTACCTAATCGTTCGGATAGCGCTTACTTTCACTCGTTAAATGGCACATGGGATTTCCATTATTTTAATAATGTTCGCTCAATTGATAAAGCATATTGGCAAGATAATACATCATTATCCTATGATAAAATTCCTGTTCCAAGTTGTTGGCAATTACATGGTTATGATCAAATTATGTATTCGAATACGGAGTTCCCTATTCCATTCGATCCACCTTATGTGCCATTCGACAATCCTGCCGGATTATATCATCGTGTGATAGAGTTAGATAAAAAGGAAGATAAAACTTATCATCTAATTTTTGAAGGAGTCGATTCTGCTTTTTATGTTTGGCTAAATGGTGAATTTGTTGGCTATAGCCAAATTTCACATGCAACACATGAATTTGATATTGAACCTTACTTAATAAACGGTGAAAATCATCTGCATGTGCTAGTCTTAAAATGGTCGGATGCAACCTATTTAGAAGACCAAGATAAATTCCGTTATAGTGGTATTTTCCGTGATGTGTATTATTTAGAGCGTGACAAAAAACGAATCGAAGATTTTCGCATTACACAACAATTTAACGCAGATTTATCCCATGCAACAATCAATATTAAGCTAAATAAAACAGATGCTGATTTACCGATTACTGTAAAATTATTAGCACCTGACGACCAGCTACTTGCTGAACAAACAACGCTCGACCACCAAATTCAGCTTTCAGTACCACAGCCTCAGCTATGGAGTGCAGAAACACCCCTATTATATTCCATTATATTGTCAGCAGGGCATGAACACATTCAACAATTAGTCGGTTTGCGACTCATTGAAATGCGTGATAATCAATTTTGGGTAAATCATCGCTCAGTTAAATTAATTGGAGTCAATCATCACGATACGCATCCAAATACAGGAGCTACGGTTACTTATGAAAATCAATTACGTGATCTTGAACTCATCAAACAATTTAATTTTAACGCATTGCGTACAGCACATTATCCTAAAACAGGACAATTTTATGAATTAACCGATGCATTAGGGCTATACGTTTTAAGCGAAGCTGATTTAGAAGGGCATGGTGTTGTTGACTTATACGGTTTAGGTGGTAATGACAATTATAATGCCTTAGCAGAAAATCCAGATTTTGAACAAGCATTTGTCGACCGAATGGACGCTTCAATGCAGCACCACTTAAACTCAACATCAATTGTTATGTGGTCTGCTGGTAATGAAACTGGATATGGCCCAAATGTAGAAGCGATGCTTAAATACGCTCGAAGTATTGATTCATCACGTCCATTGCACTATGAAGCATATTATTACTATGATCGCAATAAAACCTATGATACGCAATATATGGACAGTTGGAGTCGTATGTATGCTTCTCCAACCGAAATTAAAGCCGATTACCTCGATATTCCCAATATTGAAAAACCGTTTATGTTATGCGAGTATGCTCACGCAATGGGAAATAGTTCCGGAGATTTACTCGAGTATTATGAATTATTCCAACAATATCCTGAATTTATTGGATTATTTGTGTGGGAATGGGCAGATCATGCAGTCAATATTAATCGCAATCAAACCGATGCAACACCTCTTTATCGTTATGGTGGTGACTTTGGTGAGTTTCCACATGCTGGTAATTTCTGTATGGATGGCTTAGTTTATCCTGATCGTAAACCGCATGTATTATTGCAAGAACATGCACAATTATATCGCCCCGTACGTTTAGTTGAAACTAATCATTTAAAACATCAGTATACATTCTTTAACACATTGGATTTTGTACATGCTGAAACACTTTTATCGCTACACGTTGAATTATATGCAATCAATGGACATTTATTAAAAACTATCTCTACGTCATTACCGTCTATCGCACCAAAACAGTCAAATGTACTAGACTTATCTGAATTATTAGAATCTGAGCTAGCATTATCCTACATTAAGTTTGTCTACTACGACCATGACGGAAACACACGTGGTTTTGATGTGCATCACATTGCACCGATTGCTGTACCTGAAATTTCAGCACCTCAACAAGCATTCACATTTAATGAAACAAGTGAAGTTTACAGCATTGAATCAACAAATATGATTATTCATATCAGCAAGGCAAATGCTGCTATTCAAAATATTTGGCTTAATGGTGAACCACAATTAGTAGCACCTAGCAAATGGTCAATTTGGCGTGCGCCGACTGATAATGACCGTAATATTAAAGCAGAATGGTATAAGGCACATTATCATCACGCAATGACACGTGTTCATCACGCTCTTGCAGAAGAAACAGATGCTGGATACACAATTTCATTAAAAGGTGTAATTAATGCACCCGCACGACAAACAATACTCGATTTTGAAGTAGATTATACTATTACGAATGAAGGTATCATTACAATCAATGGTCGTACTGTATTTAATCCGGTCATGCCTTATTTACCACGATTTGGTTTAACTTTACCACTTGATGTTTCTTACGAAAACGTACAATATAAAGGTCATGGACCATTTGAAAATTATCGTGACAAACACCACGCTTCACACGAAGGATATTTTGAAGATACAGTTACGGCTATGCATGAGCCTTATGTGACACCTCAAGAAAATGGTAATCGCAGCAATGTTCAGTATCTACTATTAGCTAACACACATCATAAGCTAACTGTTGCAACAAATGATACGTTAAATTTCAATGTTCAACACTATTCAATGGAACAATTAACAAATGTGATGCATCGTGATGAACTTCAAGTAGAAAATGTTACTTACTTACAATTAGATCCTCAACAATCTGGAATTGGTACAAATTCCTGTGGTCCAGAATTGTTTGAACACTATCGTTTAAATCATGATTTTGAGTTTGAGTTTGAGTTATTGTGGCAATAG
- a CDS encoding LPXTG cell wall anchor domain-containing protein, with translation MKRNDITVCGITILSCVALLNSINVSAEEAANDMDNSTIEAMEMQNNDQSEPVEQLGQSDLISETAELVGDEMNLEKQSKSDAPEPAQLAAQETNGMNDKEEIVARENEKENIGAEAVKSTVIETNNVTEQHDWQGTYFGESTNANKNSVTVNEDGSVTLKAANFDPDTKLIKDKGGKFTAYHDGISYYYTTIDAKTENFDFSATFNVDYLNPNADGQEGFGVIVRDSVGEIASGDQQFPSNSAGTMAMRVRMTDAEGKKVDLKPGVTSRFVTGLTPEVIAEGATAMAANGKNTQPKFIEDIPLPVKQGEKYTFNLKKTNTGYHASYTHNGKTYENILYGVDKLLQLDTEKVYLGVAAARGVVVTVSDMKLTVTDPKTDAPAEKEPVALIEPAFNIKNYNRTGNKNYQLELESNVPGTAKVYDINNNQVAEVDLEANYAKFVPIELTKGDNHYRAVFTPQNPETVTDATPITQTSVIHHKTYEGYYKDNIGTYLNVSPTGTAEGDGTVENPLDILTAIDYLQPGQMIELKSGVYEMERSVTIQRGNDGTETLKKSLGTMSKEPAIFDFSKGGSFNVNGNHWQIDNIHVRNTPDNTKGMTIGGHHNLIQRVEAYNNGDTGIQISGSASEHSDFWPSHNIVENSTSYNNVDSGHNNADGFAAKITVGEGNIFRGDMAYNNIDDGWDLFAKLENGVIGVVTIEDSIAYRNGSNLEGTVQADGNGFKLGGDGIAVPHILRHSLSFDNDADGVTSNSNPAVNVYNTISVKNKGTNLSLYGKGKATVTSKVNGLITLDAGKKDVYGNDEVLAGERNYINGVNPKGEKVLDDWFVHTDTSRVPLRNEDGSINLNGLFVLTKGQVGEFGIRPVISKVLLPAFRLPGETDDLPNTNEHVSPIAPGDDVNNNGQGEEKDNKVPIVNTSDNENANQGNSSEMQEENLDSKTSEFPEDNELDNSVDSTQKDKGQDETEEINSNEVETRKEDVTMVDKKETDIDDVNNNGQGEEKDNNVPIVNASDNEDVNQGNSSETQEENLDSKTSESHEDNELDNFVDCTQNDREQGETGKVNVNEVETKKGNVATVDKKETDIDDVNNNGQGEEKDNNVPIVNASDNENANQGDSSEMQEENLDSKTSEFLEDNELDNSVDSTQKDKGQGETEEINSNEVETKKEDVAMVDKKETNIYIKAAKSTPVLPATGESQINSLMAAVLALCSSFILWFKKKSEDEVEE, from the coding sequence ATGAAACGTAATGATATAACAGTATGTGGTATTACTATTTTGAGTTGTGTGGCGTTATTAAATTCAATCAATGTATCAGCAGAAGAAGCAGCGAACGATATGGATAATTCAACTATCGAAGCGATGGAAATGCAGAATAATGATCAATCCGAACCGGTGGAACAATTGGGACAAAGCGATTTGATATCAGAAACCGCTGAACTAGTAGGAGACGAAATGAATCTAGAAAAACAATCAAAATCGGATGCCCCTGAACCCGCTCAATTAGCAGCGCAGGAAACTAATGGTATGAACGATAAAGAGGAAATAGTAGCTAGAGAAAATGAAAAAGAAAATATAGGTGCTGAAGCAGTGAAATCTACCGTAATCGAAACAAATAATGTGACAGAGCAACATGATTGGCAAGGAACATACTTCGGCGAATCAACGAATGCAAATAAAAATAGTGTGACCGTAAATGAAGATGGTTCGGTCACCTTAAAAGCAGCCAATTTTGATCCAGATACAAAATTGATTAAAGATAAAGGTGGGAAATTTACTGCTTATCATGATGGTATTTCATATTATTATACAACTATTGATGCTAAGACAGAGAATTTTGATTTCAGTGCAACATTTAATGTTGATTATTTGAATCCTAATGCAGATGGCCAAGAAGGTTTTGGAGTGATTGTCCGTGACAGTGTGGGTGAAATTGCATCAGGTGATCAACAATTTCCATCAAATTCAGCGGGAACAATGGCAATGAGAGTTCGAATGACTGATGCTGAAGGAAAAAAAGTTGATTTAAAACCAGGTGTAACTAGTCGATTCGTTACAGGTTTGACGCCAGAAGTGATTGCAGAAGGAGCAACTGCAATGGCAGCCAATGGTAAAAATACTCAACCGAAATTTATAGAAGATATACCCCTCCCTGTTAAGCAAGGTGAAAAATATACATTTAATTTGAAAAAAACTAACACAGGTTATCATGCGAGTTATACACATAATGGTAAAACGTATGAAAACATCTTGTACGGCGTTGATAAATTGTTGCAATTAGATACTGAAAAAGTTTACTTAGGAGTAGCTGCTGCGCGTGGAGTGGTTGTTACAGTATCAGATATGAAGTTAACGGTTACAGATCCTAAAACAGATGCACCTGCGGAAAAAGAACCTGTTGCATTAATTGAACCAGCCTTTAATATTAAAAATTATAATCGAACAGGGAATAAAAATTATCAATTGGAGTTAGAATCAAATGTTCCGGGAACAGCAAAAGTTTATGATATAAATAATAATCAAGTAGCAGAGGTAGACTTAGAAGCGAATTATGCAAAATTCGTTCCGATAGAGTTGACTAAAGGAGATAATCATTATCGTGCAGTTTTCACACCACAAAATCCGGAAACTGTGACTGATGCGACACCGATTACTCAAACTTCTGTTATTCACCATAAAACCTATGAAGGTTATTATAAAGATAACATCGGAACTTACTTAAATGTATCACCGACAGGTACTGCAGAAGGTGATGGAACGGTAGAAAATCCGTTAGACATTTTAACAGCAATTGACTACTTGCAACCTGGACAGATGATTGAATTAAAAAGCGGCGTCTATGAAATGGAGCGTAGCGTTACGATTCAACGTGGTAACGATGGGACTGAAACATTGAAAAAATCACTGGGAACCATGAGTAAAGAACCAGCTATTTTTGATTTTTCAAAAGGCGGCTCTTTTAATGTGAATGGTAATCACTGGCAAATTGATAATATTCATGTTCGTAATACTCCAGATAATACGAAGGGGATGACTATTGGTGGACATCATAATTTAATTCAGCGAGTAGAAGCGTATAATAACGGTGACACAGGTATTCAAATTTCTGGTTCAGCGAGTGAACATTCTGATTTTTGGCCGTCACATAATATTGTAGAAAATAGTACATCGTATAACAATGTGGACTCAGGTCATAACAATGCGGATGGTTTTGCCGCAAAAATTACGGTTGGTGAAGGAAATATTTTCCGTGGAGACATGGCATACAATAACATTGATGATGGCTGGGACTTATTTGCAAAATTAGAAAATGGTGTTATTGGTGTTGTGACAATTGAAGATAGTATTGCCTATCGTAATGGTTCTAACTTAGAAGGAACGGTTCAAGCGGATGGTAATGGCTTTAAATTAGGTGGCGATGGCATTGCTGTCCCACATATACTACGTCATTCTTTATCATTTGATAATGATGCAGATGGTGTCACAAGTAATAGTAACCCTGCAGTTAATGTTTATAATACAATTTCTGTTAAAAATAAAGGAACCAATTTAAGTTTATACGGAAAAGGTAAAGCTACCGTCACTTCAAAAGTTAATGGGTTAATTACATTAGATGCCGGTAAGAAAGATGTTTATGGTAATGATGAAGTGTTAGCTGGTGAACGCAATTATATTAATGGTGTTAACCCTAAAGGAGAAAAAGTTTTAGATGATTGGTTCGTCCATACTGATACGTCTCGAGTTCCTCTTCGTAATGAAGATGGCAGTATTAATTTGAATGGATTATTTGTCTTAACGAAAGGTCAAGTAGGCGAATTTGGTATTCGTCCTGTCATAAGTAAAGTATTATTACCAGCCTTTAGATTGCCTGGTGAAACAGATGATTTACCAAATACGAATGAACACGTATCACCAATTGCACCAGGGGATGACGTTAACAATAATGGTCAAGGTGAAGAGAAAGATAATAAGGTACCAATTGTGAATACTTCCGACAATGAGAATGCGAATCAAGGGAATTCTTCAGAAATGCAAGAGGAGAATTTGGATAGCAAAACCTCGGAGTTTCCCGAAGACAATGAGTTAGATAACTCTGTTGATTCTACACAAAAAGACAAGGGACAAGATGAAACTGAGGAGATTAATTCTAACGAAGTAGAAACTAGAAAAGAAGATGTTACAATGGTAGATAAAAAAGAAACCGATATAGATGACGTTAACAATAATGGTCAAGGTGAAGAGAAAGATAATAATGTACCAATTGTGAATGCTTCCGACAATGAAGATGTGAATCAAGGGAATTCTTCAGAAACGCAAGAGGAGAATTTGGATAGCAAAACCTCAGAGTCTCACGAAGATAATGAGTTAGATAACTTTGTTGATTGCACACAAAACGATAGGGAACAAGGTGAAACTGGGAAGGTTAATGTTAACGAAGTAGAAACTAAAAAAGGAAATGTTGCAACAGTAGATAAAAAAGAAACGGATATAGATGACGTTAACAATAATGGTCAAGGTGAAGAGAAAGATAATAATGTACCAATTGTGAATGCTTCCGACAATGAGAATGCGAATCAAGGGGATTCTTCAGAAATGCAAGAGGAGAATTTGGATAGCAAAACCTCGGAGTTTCTCGAAGACAATGAGTTAGATAACTCTGTTGATTCTACACAAAAAGACAAGGGACAAGGTGAAACTGAGGAGATTAATTCTAACGAAGTAGAAACTAAAAAAGAAGATGTTGCAATGGTAGATAAAAAAGAAACTAATATATATATTAAAGCAGCGAAATCAACACCTGTATTACCAGCGACAGGAGAGAGTCAGATAAATTCATTGATGGCAGCTGTATTAGCATTGTGTAGTTCTTTTATTTTGTGGTTTAAGAAAAAATCCGAAGATGAAGTTGAAGAATAG
- a CDS encoding sugar ABC transporter substrate-binding protein, with amino-acid sequence MNMKRFIGAASAALLLFGVASPSLTANVFAQEKVKLTFWDENAGPQRTPLWEELIERFEKENPDIDVEYVGLPKNEAKAKIDAAIAANDAPDVASLQSTWLPEFSIRGALLPLNDMYEASVLKDKINEQAMEFNQSIVQDGMLYGIPYTQNLDVLWIRSDIFAKNNLEAPKSWDDFFKDIELLTKDDMYGYTLRGGAGGALHLQRLMYAYSGIEEYITEDGKITINDPLHKEFLERYIALYNVNTPQSDISNGYKEMVATFDSGLAAIVHHNIGSFGEHSEALKPEQFEAVPLPASLKGNYVLEGGNAIGLSIFKNTKHPKEAFRLLEFLASEESQSHWNEAVGQIPTHKDTLDDEWIQNAQHISVAFDVYNNPETKLYQPPFYLPDYRSTLDNLVDPNIQKLLAGDMSVDDFLDEWASALEKSNAKYKEVFKD; translated from the coding sequence ATGAATATGAAAAGATTTATCGGCGCAGCAAGTGCAGCCTTATTGTTATTTGGGGTAGCGTCACCAAGTTTAACGGCAAATGTTTTCGCCCAAGAAAAAGTAAAATTAACATTTTGGGATGAAAATGCTGGTCCACAACGGACACCATTGTGGGAAGAATTAATTGAACGCTTTGAAAAAGAAAACCCAGACATTGATGTAGAATATGTTGGATTACCAAAAAATGAAGCGAAAGCAAAAATTGATGCAGCGATTGCTGCTAATGATGCACCGGATGTTGCTTCCTTACAGTCAACATGGTTACCTGAGTTTTCAATTCGTGGTGCATTATTGCCATTAAATGATATGTATGAAGCTTCAGTTTTAAAAGATAAAATTAATGAGCAAGCAATGGAGTTTAATCAATCAATTGTTCAAGATGGAATGCTATACGGAATTCCTTATACACAAAATCTGGATGTGCTTTGGATTCGTTCAGATATTTTTGCTAAAAATAATTTAGAAGCACCAAAATCTTGGGATGATTTCTTTAAAGATATTGAATTACTTACTAAAGATGATATGTATGGATATACTTTACGTGGTGGTGCTGGTGGTGCTTTGCACTTGCAACGCTTAATGTATGCGTATTCTGGTATTGAAGAATATATTACTGAAGATGGGAAAATTACGATTAACGATCCATTGCACAAAGAATTTTTAGAGCGTTATATCGCATTATACAATGTTAATACACCGCAAAGTGATATTTCAAATGGTTATAAAGAAATGGTCGCAACATTTGACTCTGGATTAGCTGCGATTGTTCATCACAATATTGGATCATTTGGTGAGCATAGCGAAGCGCTAAAACCAGAACAATTTGAAGCCGTACCATTACCAGCGTCATTGAAAGGTAACTATGTTTTAGAAGGTGGTAATGCGATTGGTTTATCTATTTTCAAAAATACAAAACATCCAAAAGAAGCATTCCGTTTATTAGAATTTTTAGCGAGTGAAGAAAGTCAAAGTCATTGGAACGAGGCAGTAGGTCAAATTCCAACACATAAAGACACATTAGATGATGAGTGGATTCAAAATGCACAACACATTTCTGTTGCTTTTGATGTGTATAACAATCCAGAAACTAAATTATACCAACCGCCATTTTATCTACCAGATTATCGTTCTACTTTAGATAACTTAGTAGATCCGAACATTCAAAAATTATTAGCAGGCGATATGTCAGTTGATGATTTCTTAGACGAATGGGCATCTGCACTAGAAAAATCAAATGCTAAGTACAAAGAAGTATTTAAAGATTAA
- a CDS encoding carbohydrate ABC transporter permease — translation MASSKKNQTFLFYIPVALMMLWTVFPLYWTLNTSLKPEGDVVQRTIQYIPHNITLENYINAWKDVGFDTYFGNSIFVSIFTVLLTTLVSLLAGYALGRYQFKGKNVFMLILLMTQFIPRSMLIIPLFVIFSKLGLISNPLSLILIYSTVQIPFAAILMSGFISNIPKELEESASIDGAKQYQVLFKVILPLLLPGIVATSINIFVYAWNEFLLALMLTNNQAKFTLPVGLSFMMGEFNVNYGALAAGSIIALIPSIILFAIAQKQLVNGMGGAVKG, via the coding sequence ATGGCATCAAGTAAAAAGAACCAAACATTTTTATTTTATATCCCTGTCGCATTGATGATGTTATGGACTGTGTTTCCACTCTATTGGACATTGAATACATCATTAAAGCCTGAAGGAGATGTTGTGCAACGGACTATCCAATATATTCCGCACAATATCACATTGGAAAATTATATCAATGCATGGAAGGATGTAGGTTTTGATACCTATTTTGGGAATAGTATTTTTGTGTCTATTTTCACAGTGCTATTAACAACTTTAGTCTCGTTGTTAGCTGGGTATGCACTTGGACGTTATCAATTTAAAGGGAAAAATGTATTTATGCTAATTTTACTTATGACTCAGTTCATCCCACGTTCGATGTTGATTATCCCATTATTCGTAATTTTTAGTAAATTAGGTTTGATTAGTAATCCTTTATCGTTAATTTTGATTTATTCAACGGTTCAGATACCTTTTGCTGCAATTTTAATGAGTGGATTTATTAGCAACATTCCAAAAGAGTTAGAGGAATCAGCATCAATTGATGGTGCAAAACAATATCAAGTACTATTTAAAGTGATTTTACCGTTATTGCTACCGGGTATTGTGGCTACATCGATTAATATTTTTGTTTATGCATGGAACGAATTTTTGTTAGCACTTATGTTAACGAATAATCAAGCGAAATTTACATTACCAGTAGGGCTAAGCTTCATGATGGGCGAATTTAATGTTAATTATGGGGCATTGGCTGCTGGAAGTATTATTGCGTTAATTCCATCAATTATCTTATTTGCGATTGCTCAGAAACAATTAGTTAATGGTATGGGAGGTGCCGTTAAAGGGTAG
- a CDS encoding sugar ABC transporter permease, which produces MEKAIAAPTPQLKRQHRKNRMRKATPYLLLLPSIIMIVAFLFYPMATVFYYSFQHYDISAPFYDGFAGISNYVDIFTKDKLFYSSLLNTFKWVISEVGLQLIIGLMFALLLNEKFRFRGLARTITFLPWAISGVLTSVMWMLMYNEHIGVFNDILMRVGLIEKNISFLSSTNQAFMSVIIAELWRGIPFFAVTLLAGLQNIPEELYEAAKVDGATRLDELKSITLPQLKNTIVLTTLLRIVWEFNNVDLLYNLTGGGPANSTMTYAMYIAKTAVKGSNFGYGSALTAIGFMILTVVAFLYLKFSKYNEEA; this is translated from the coding sequence ATGGAAAAAGCAATTGCTGCACCAACGCCACAACTTAAAAGGCAACATCGAAAAAATCGTATGAGAAAGGCAACACCTTATTTATTGCTGTTGCCGAGTATCATTATGATCGTTGCATTCTTATTTTATCCGATGGCGACGGTGTTTTACTATAGTTTTCAACACTATGATATTTCTGCGCCATTTTATGATGGTTTTGCTGGAATTTCTAACTATGTTGATATTTTTACAAAAGATAAGTTGTTTTACTCTAGTTTATTGAATACATTTAAATGGGTTATCTCAGAGGTTGGTTTGCAATTAATTATTGGATTAATGTTTGCGCTATTACTAAATGAAAAATTCCGTTTTAGAGGATTAGCACGGACGATTACTTTTTTACCGTGGGCAATTTCAGGGGTGCTGACATCTGTTATGTGGATGTTAATGTACAATGAACATATTGGTGTATTTAATGATATTTTGATGCGTGTAGGATTAATTGAGAAAAATATCTCGTTCTTGTCGAGTACCAATCAAGCCTTTATGTCAGTTATTATTGCGGAATTATGGCGTGGTATTCCGTTTTTTGCTGTGACATTATTGGCTGGTTTGCAAAATATTCCGGAAGAATTATATGAAGCGGCCAAAGTGGATGGTGCGACACGTTTGGATGAGTTAAAAAGCATTACATTGCCACAATTAAAAAATACAATTGTGTTGACAACATTACTTCGTATTGTATGGGAATTTAATAATGTGGACTTGCTGTACAACTTAACTGGCGGAGGGCCAGCTAACTCAACAATGACTTATGCAATGTATATTGCAAAAACTGCCGTTAAAGGATCCAATTTTGGTTATGGGTCAGCATTAACGGCAATAGGATTCATGATTTTAACGGTTGTTGCATTTTTATATTTAAAATTTTCAAAATATAATGAGGAGGCATAA